From a region of the Rathayibacter sp. VKM Ac-2804 genome:
- a CDS encoding ABC transporter permease codes for MPGPDVSGLIVFLGRRWDDIAELLVEHVLVVAISLAIALVLGVLIGLLVWDRPIARSLSITAAGIAITIPSLALLAILSPVLGLGWAPTVVALVFYSLLPIIRNTVVGLREVPPHVLEAARGMGMGRVRVLLTTQLPIAWPIILTGVRVAAQLTIGIAAIAAYVAGPGLGQYIFKGLSSLGSKNALNYALTGTVTVVILALLVDGAFILITRSTTSRGLRA; via the coding sequence GTGCCTGGACCCGACGTCTCCGGACTGATCGTCTTCCTCGGCCGCCGCTGGGACGACATCGCCGAGCTGCTCGTCGAGCACGTCCTCGTCGTGGCGATCTCGCTGGCGATCGCACTCGTGCTGGGGGTGCTGATCGGCCTCCTGGTCTGGGACCGGCCGATCGCCCGCTCGCTCTCGATCACCGCCGCCGGGATCGCGATCACCATCCCGTCGCTCGCCCTGCTGGCGATCCTGAGCCCGGTGCTCGGCCTCGGCTGGGCACCGACGGTCGTCGCGCTGGTCTTCTACTCGCTGCTGCCGATCATCCGGAACACGGTCGTGGGCCTGCGCGAGGTGCCGCCGCACGTGCTGGAGGCGGCTCGCGGCATGGGGATGGGACGGGTGCGGGTGCTGCTGACGACGCAGCTGCCGATCGCCTGGCCGATCATCCTCACTGGGGTGCGGGTCGCTGCGCAGCTCACGATCGGGATCGCGGCGATCGCGGCCTACGTCGCCGGTCCGGGGCTCGGCCAGTACATCTTCAAGGGACTCTCCTCCCTGGGCTCGAAGAACGCCCTCAACTACGCCCTGACCGGGACCGTCACGGTCGTGATCCTCGCCCTGCTGGTCGACGGCGCCTTCATCCTGATCACCCGCTCCACCACCTCGAGAGGACTGCGTGCCTGA
- a CDS encoding sugar phosphate isomerase/epimerase family protein, producing MTRPITLFTGQWADLPFEEVARLAGEWGYDGLEIACWGDHIDVARWDDAEYVQSRKDILEKNGLQVFAISNHLTGQAVCDDPIDARHRDILSDRVWGDGDPEGVRQRAAQDLKDTARFAAALGVKQVNGFSGSSIWKGVAMFPPASDEWIAAGYQDFADRFNPILDVFEEVGVRYGLEVHPSEIAYDYWTAKRTLEAIGHRTSFGFNFDPSHFVWQQLDSVAFILDFAEHIFHVHVKESIANLDGRNGVLGSHLPWANPRRGWTFVSTGHGAVPWEPVFRALNAIGYTGPTSVEWEDAGMDRLDGAPESLAFVRKLNAITPPTDAFDAAFSTSR from the coding sequence ATGACGCGACCGATCACCCTCTTCACCGGCCAGTGGGCAGACCTCCCGTTCGAGGAGGTGGCCCGTCTCGCCGGCGAGTGGGGCTACGACGGCCTCGAGATCGCCTGCTGGGGCGACCACATCGACGTCGCCCGCTGGGACGACGCGGAGTACGTGCAGAGCCGGAAGGACATCCTCGAGAAGAACGGCCTCCAGGTCTTCGCGATCTCGAACCACCTCACCGGCCAGGCCGTCTGCGACGACCCGATCGACGCGCGCCACCGCGACATCCTCAGCGACCGCGTCTGGGGCGACGGCGACCCCGAGGGCGTCCGCCAGCGGGCCGCGCAGGACCTCAAGGACACCGCCCGCTTCGCCGCCGCGCTCGGCGTGAAGCAGGTCAACGGCTTCTCCGGCTCGTCGATCTGGAAGGGCGTCGCGATGTTCCCGCCCGCCTCCGACGAGTGGATCGCCGCCGGCTACCAGGATTTCGCCGACCGCTTCAACCCGATCCTCGACGTCTTCGAGGAGGTCGGCGTGCGCTACGGCCTCGAGGTGCACCCGAGCGAGATCGCCTACGACTACTGGACCGCGAAGCGCACCCTCGAGGCGATCGGCCACCGGACGTCCTTCGGCTTCAACTTCGACCCGTCGCACTTCGTCTGGCAGCAGCTGGACAGCGTCGCGTTCATCCTCGACTTCGCCGAGCACATCTTCCACGTGCACGTGAAGGAGTCGATCGCCAACCTCGACGGCCGCAACGGCGTCCTCGGCTCGCACCTGCCCTGGGCCAACCCGCGCCGCGGCTGGACCTTCGTCTCGACCGGCCACGGCGCCGTCCCGTGGGAGCCGGTCTTCCGCGCGCTCAACGCGATCGGCTACACGGGCCCCACCAGCGTCGAGTGGGAGGACGCCGGCATGGACCGCCTCGACGGCGCCCCCGAGTCCCTGGCCTTCGTCCGCAAGCTCAACGCGATCACGCCCCCGACCGACGCCTTCGACGCGGCCTTCTCCACCTCCCGCTGA
- a CDS encoding AraC family transcriptional regulator, with the protein MHTAPSARYRTPDTSTGLGLYVFGAGRRAGVSSPVRQRVLPESAVVLIAEGRGEFRVGGETSAVEAGDALWVPAGVEHSYRSAATGWTEHWVLLAGTALEHLVAEGLLPRGAGVLHVRGGDAAGLFAAVLDALEDTGTASVARSSAHALLLLLRLSDSRERSRFDRRIERIALSGVGVEDAARELGLSLRALRARTEERAGASPIELFLRIRVDEAKALLSEGDLPVSAVARAVGYEDPGYFTRVFRARVGVTPSGFRRRHRR; encoded by the coding sequence TTGCACACCGCGCCGAGCGCTCGTTACCGGACCCCCGACACGTCGACGGGGCTCGGTCTGTACGTCTTCGGGGCCGGGCGGCGCGCGGGCGTCTCCTCCCCCGTCCGGCAGCGGGTGCTGCCGGAGAGCGCGGTGGTCCTGATCGCGGAGGGCCGGGGCGAGTTCCGGGTGGGAGGCGAGACGAGCGCCGTCGAGGCGGGCGATGCGCTGTGGGTGCCGGCGGGGGTCGAGCACTCCTACCGGTCGGCGGCGACCGGCTGGACGGAGCACTGGGTGCTGCTGGCCGGCACTGCGCTCGAGCACCTCGTGGCCGAGGGCCTGCTGCCGCGCGGGGCCGGAGTGCTGCACGTGCGAGGGGGCGACGCGGCGGGCCTCTTCGCCGCGGTGCTCGACGCGCTCGAGGACACCGGAACGGCCTCCGTCGCGCGGAGCAGCGCTCACGCCCTGCTGCTCCTCCTGCGGCTGTCGGACTCGCGCGAGCGGAGCCGGTTCGACCGGCGGATCGAGCGGATCGCCCTGTCCGGCGTGGGCGTCGAGGACGCCGCGCGCGAGCTCGGGCTGTCGCTGCGCGCGCTGCGGGCCCGGACGGAGGAGCGGGCGGGCGCCTCGCCGATCGAGCTGTTCCTCCGGATCCGCGTCGACGAGGCGAAGGCCCTGCTCTCGGAGGGGGACCTGCCGGTGTCGGCCGTCGCGCGGGCCGTCGGCTACGAGGATCCGGGGTACTTCACCCGCGTGTTCCGGGCGCGGGTGGGAGTCACGCCGAGCGGGTTCCGGAGGCGGCACCGGCGCTGA
- a CDS encoding IclR family transcriptional regulator translates to MDADSTAPRRNSSGLARDVEILELLGGAEAEQAGGLGVMRIAQLTGRDKAVISRSLATLADAGLLDRDPTSLNYRLGSRIFSLAARTLEAALIAESRPLLRRIARSTRETTHLCVLRGGNVLTVLSELSPHEVRTTGWEGVITAAWRTPSGRVLISDWDRASLGAWYDEHGHDRPVVGPVDPMMAAAGFSVLEEPPAEKAIVSDFESLLQELSRIRERGYATLDEELERGVVGASAPVHDYSGRIVAAVNVSAPKARIGEQLDKLGMYVSQAASELSDRLGAAARPAK, encoded by the coding sequence ATGGACGCAGATTCGACAGCCCCTCGGCGCAACTCCTCGGGCCTCGCGAGAGACGTCGAGATCCTCGAGCTCCTCGGCGGTGCGGAGGCCGAGCAGGCCGGCGGCCTGGGTGTGATGCGGATCGCCCAGCTCACCGGACGCGACAAAGCCGTGATCTCGAGGAGCCTCGCCACCCTCGCCGACGCAGGCCTGCTCGACCGCGACCCGACGTCACTGAACTACCGCCTCGGCAGCCGGATCTTCTCCCTCGCCGCCCGCACACTGGAGGCGGCGCTCATCGCCGAGTCGCGGCCGCTCCTGCGGCGCATCGCCCGGTCGACCCGCGAGACCACGCACCTCTGCGTGCTCCGCGGCGGCAATGTGCTCACCGTCCTCAGTGAGCTGAGTCCCCACGAGGTGCGGACCACCGGCTGGGAGGGCGTCATCACCGCCGCGTGGCGCACGCCGTCAGGCCGGGTGCTGATCAGCGACTGGGACCGCGCCTCCCTCGGCGCCTGGTACGACGAGCACGGTCACGACCGGCCGGTGGTCGGCCCGGTCGATCCGATGATGGCGGCAGCGGGCTTCTCGGTGCTCGAGGAGCCACCGGCTGAGAAGGCGATCGTCTCCGACTTCGAGTCGCTCCTCCAGGAGCTGTCACGCATCCGGGAGCGGGGCTACGCGACCCTGGACGAGGAGCTCGAGCGCGGAGTGGTGGGGGCCTCCGCGCCGGTGCACGACTACTCCGGTCGCATCGTCGCCGCAGTCAACGTCAGCGCCCCGAAAGCGCGCATCGGCGAGCAGCTCGACAAGCTCGGCATGTACGTGTCACAGGCCGCGAGCGAGCTCTCCGATCGCCTCGGAGCGGCAGCGCGACCTGCGAAGTGA
- a CDS encoding glycoside hydrolase family 95-like protein, which yields MRRRTGRGNLKFQATYQALPRARKEPIISSIDSASSRTDLLVTATAAPTWEEGLIVGSGRVGAVVHGPADALTVSLAHERYFLPVNARPAAPDLAGVREELRSALLAGDAEAASEALTRGARSSGYDGGLIWTDPLGICATVSIRTAGGVASSRRLIDPLLGEVAVEWVDLDGGRHAVRLLAPHGGESVRLCVESDRDTESVVALGLGAGDATSFDTGVPDASAVVEASVEGGAVGRLIALAGTGSAETGGERVRAVVTAATGAPWEVDGAVTRSVAPVAAGAPRLLRLDLSLSDEEPVSDDLSWTDLRAAQRDGHGRLVGASALDLDGASSAVLTEDLWDEARAGDEGARRRVVELAYLSGRANIVASTGELPPTLQGVWQGTWRPAWSADYTLNGNVQNGAMAGMIPTGTPELALSILELVLPHLDDYRENARLVYGAEGMLLPSRMSTHGRADHFAASYPHLFWTGCGGWVLRLAADAVAATGDRGIVDDRLWELAEGVLRFAETGTTVIDGVRRIVPSYSPENTPGGASSPLAVDATIDVAVLRDAARATALLGRARGDDSLDERWARVVAELPEYRVAEDGTLAEWIDPRFAEEIAHRHASQLYPLWYGGDAAFEGDAAAAVALRAAAAATVAAKIAWRAEAPTAPPGRMEMAFGLVQVGTAAAALGDAESALTCAEWLAVEHWSPTLTTRHDAGRIFNLDASGGLPGLVAAMLLGSDDESLTVLPALPSVWARGAVTGLLARGGIVADRLEWEPGRASLWVRRVPSAEWLAPAGGTRLRTLRDAVLRVDGREVSAGLPLGAEAVRVDVEWRG from the coding sequence GTGCGCCGTCGCACCGGGAGAGGTAATTTGAAGTTCCAGGCAACATATCAGGCGCTCCCTCGAGCCCGAAAGGAACCGATCATCTCCTCGATCGACAGCGCATCGTCGCGCACCGACCTCCTCGTCACCGCCACCGCCGCTCCCACCTGGGAGGAGGGGCTGATCGTCGGCAGCGGCCGCGTCGGCGCCGTCGTGCACGGGCCGGCCGATGCACTCACCGTGTCCCTGGCGCACGAGCGGTACTTCCTGCCCGTCAACGCGCGGCCCGCCGCACCCGATCTCGCCGGGGTGCGCGAGGAGCTGCGGAGCGCCCTGCTGGCCGGCGACGCCGAGGCCGCGAGCGAGGCGCTGACCCGCGGGGCGCGCTCCAGCGGCTACGACGGCGGACTGATCTGGACCGATCCGCTCGGGATCTGCGCGACCGTCTCGATCCGCACGGCCGGCGGCGTCGCCTCGAGCCGCCGCCTGATCGACCCGCTGCTGGGTGAGGTCGCCGTCGAGTGGGTCGACCTCGACGGCGGGCGGCACGCGGTGCGGCTGCTCGCTCCGCACGGCGGCGAGAGCGTCCGGCTCTGCGTGGAGTCCGACCGCGACACCGAGAGCGTCGTCGCGCTCGGGCTGGGCGCGGGGGACGCGACGTCGTTCGACACGGGGGTGCCGGACGCGTCGGCGGTCGTCGAGGCGAGTGTCGAGGGCGGGGCGGTCGGGCGGCTCATCGCCCTCGCCGGGACCGGCAGCGCGGAGACCGGGGGCGAGCGCGTCCGCGCGGTCGTCACCGCCGCCACCGGGGCGCCGTGGGAGGTCGACGGAGCGGTCACCCGTTCGGTCGCGCCGGTTGCGGCCGGCGCTCCCCGGCTCCTCCGCCTCGACCTCTCGCTCTCGGACGAGGAGCCGGTGTCGGACGACCTGTCGTGGACCGACCTGCGCGCGGCGCAGCGCGACGGTCACGGCCGCCTCGTCGGCGCCTCCGCGCTCGACCTCGACGGCGCCTCCTCCGCCGTGCTCACCGAGGACCTCTGGGACGAGGCCCGCGCCGGCGACGAGGGCGCGCGCCGGCGCGTCGTCGAGCTCGCGTACCTCAGCGGCCGCGCGAACATCGTCGCCTCGACCGGCGAGCTGCCGCCGACGCTGCAGGGCGTCTGGCAGGGCACCTGGCGGCCGGCCTGGTCCGCCGACTACACGCTCAACGGCAATGTGCAGAACGGGGCGATGGCCGGGATGATCCCGACCGGCACGCCCGAGCTCGCGCTGTCGATCCTGGAGCTGGTGCTGCCGCACCTCGACGACTACCGCGAGAACGCGCGCCTCGTCTACGGTGCGGAGGGGATGCTCCTGCCGTCGCGGATGTCGACGCACGGCCGCGCAGACCACTTCGCCGCGAGCTACCCGCACCTGTTCTGGACCGGCTGCGGCGGCTGGGTGCTGCGCCTCGCCGCCGACGCCGTCGCCGCGACGGGCGACCGCGGCATCGTCGACGACCGGCTGTGGGAGCTCGCGGAGGGCGTGCTCCGCTTCGCCGAGACCGGGACGACCGTGATCGACGGGGTGCGGCGGATCGTGCCGTCCTACTCCCCCGAGAACACGCCCGGCGGGGCGAGCTCGCCGCTGGCCGTCGACGCCACGATCGACGTCGCGGTGCTCCGCGACGCCGCCCGGGCGACCGCGCTGCTCGGGCGGGCCCGCGGCGACGACTCGCTCGACGAGCGCTGGGCGCGCGTGGTCGCCGAGCTGCCGGAGTACCGCGTGGCGGAGGACGGCACGCTGGCGGAGTGGATCGACCCGCGGTTCGCGGAGGAGATCGCGCACCGGCACGCCTCGCAGCTGTACCCGCTCTGGTACGGGGGCGATGCGGCCTTCGAGGGGGACGCTGCAGCTGCCGTGGCGTTGCGGGCGGCCGCGGCGGCGACGGTGGCGGCGAAGATCGCGTGGCGGGCGGAGGCGCCGACCGCTCCCCCGGGACGGATGGAGATGGCCTTCGGGCTGGTGCAGGTCGGCACGGCGGCCGCGGCGCTGGGCGATGCGGAGTCGGCGCTGACCTGTGCGGAGTGGCTCGCGGTCGAGCACTGGTCGCCGACGCTGACGACCCGGCACGACGCGGGGCGGATCTTCAACCTCGACGCGAGCGGCGGGCTGCCGGGACTGGTCGCGGCGATGCTGCTCGGCTCGGACGACGAGTCGCTGACGGTGCTGCCGGCGCTGCCGTCGGTGTGGGCGCGCGGTGCGGTGACGGGGCTGCTGGCGCGCGGCGGGATCGTGGCGGACCGGCTGGAGTGGGAGCCGGGACGCGCGTCGCTGTGGGTGCGGCGGGTCCCGAGTGCGGAGTGGCTGGCGCCGGCGGGCGGGACGCGGCTGCGGACGCTCCGCGACGCGGTGCTGCGGGTCGACGGGCGCGAGGTGTCGGCCGGGCTGCCGCTCGGCGCGGAGGCGGTGCGCGTGGACGTGGAGTGGCGCGGCTGA
- the fae gene encoding formaldehyde-activating enzyme, with the protein MTAAPPVLQLGESFVGDGVDAAHINTVYGARSGPAGTAWATALASPSAGHVPFVAVLRPSLPVKPLTLFVTKAAPASDAHGLMIWGPAQAGVAAGVADAVAEGSIDPSLVDEAVVIAAVWVNSGAADADAVYRNNRTATATALRNGAQSLPALDDVLAARSAPANPFYTAPAAS; encoded by the coding sequence ATGACCGCCGCTCCGCCCGTCCTGCAGCTCGGCGAGAGCTTCGTCGGCGACGGCGTCGATGCCGCGCACATCAACACGGTCTACGGCGCGCGCTCCGGACCGGCCGGCACGGCGTGGGCCACGGCGCTCGCCTCGCCCAGCGCCGGGCACGTGCCCTTCGTCGCCGTGCTGCGCCCGTCGCTGCCCGTCAAGCCGCTCACCCTCTTCGTCACCAAGGCGGCCCCGGCGAGCGACGCGCACGGCCTGATGATCTGGGGACCCGCCCAGGCCGGCGTCGCCGCAGGAGTCGCGGACGCCGTCGCCGAGGGCTCGATCGATCCGTCGCTCGTCGACGAGGCGGTCGTCATCGCAGCGGTCTGGGTGAACTCCGGCGCCGCCGACGCGGACGCCGTGTACCGGAACAACCGCACCGCCACCGCCACCGCACTGCGGAACGGGGCACAGAGCCTGCCCGCGCTGGACGACGTCCTCGCGGCCCGCTCCGCTCCCGCGAATCCCTTCTACACGGCACCCGCCGCATCCTGA
- a CDS encoding NAD(P)-dependent oxidoreductase → MALGTTGNRGTTPTVGFVGLGNMGSGMTRNLQQAGFPLVVTDIRRESADELVAGGAIWAGSAAEVAAASDLVITMLPTPRHVSDVVHGSAGILAGIADGGTWIDMSTSVPEVADRVRAEEADRGLRILDAPVSGMAVGAASGMLQIFVGGDADDVARVRPVLEAMGDPERILHVGGHGTGYAVKLMINQLWFSHLVATAEVLAIGTRAGVDLGVLRDSLIASPANSTFVERDVLSILTDGDYDEGFAIALACKDLGLSIDLARSVGVPAELSGLVEQIYRRARASYGDRAGEMTPFRLYEDLIGQELRL, encoded by the coding sequence ATGGCCCTAGGCACCACCGGGAACCGAGGCACCACCCCGACCGTCGGCTTCGTCGGCCTCGGCAACATGGGCTCCGGCATGACCCGGAACCTGCAGCAGGCCGGCTTCCCGCTCGTCGTCACCGACATCCGCCGCGAATCCGCCGACGAGCTGGTGGCCGGCGGCGCGATCTGGGCCGGCTCGGCCGCGGAGGTCGCGGCCGCCAGCGACCTGGTCATCACCATGCTGCCGACCCCGCGGCACGTCTCCGACGTCGTCCACGGCTCCGCCGGCATCCTCGCCGGGATCGCCGACGGCGGCACCTGGATCGACATGTCCACCTCGGTGCCGGAGGTCGCCGACCGGGTCCGGGCCGAGGAGGCGGACCGCGGACTGCGGATCCTGGACGCCCCGGTCAGCGGCATGGCCGTCGGGGCGGCGAGCGGCATGCTGCAGATCTTCGTCGGCGGCGACGCGGACGACGTCGCTCGCGTGCGGCCCGTGCTCGAGGCGATGGGCGATCCGGAGCGGATCCTGCACGTCGGTGGGCACGGCACCGGCTACGCGGTGAAGCTGATGATCAACCAGCTCTGGTTCTCGCATCTGGTCGCCACCGCCGAGGTGCTCGCGATCGGGACGAGAGCGGGCGTCGACCTGGGCGTTCTGCGGGACTCGCTGATCGCGAGCCCGGCCAACAGCACCTTCGTGGAGCGCGACGTGCTCTCGATCCTGACCGACGGCGACTACGACGAGGGCTTCGCGATCGCCCTCGCCTGCAAGGATCTCGGCCTCTCGATCGACCTCGCCCGCTCGGTCGGCGTCCCGGCCGAGCTGAGCGGGCTGGTCGAGCAGATCTACCGCCGCGCTCGAGCCTCCTACGGCGACCGGGCGGGCGAGATGACGCCCTTCCGTCTCTACGAAGACCTCATCGGGCAGGAGCTGCGGCTGTGA
- a CDS encoding glycine betaine ABC transporter substrate-binding protein encodes MKKRTVVIVAAAVSALTVLSGCSGGGGGAASGGAGNELEGLTGQIGSKDFSEQYILAHITTDLLNAHGADLEANTKLVGSANVRQALENKDFVGYWEYTGTSWITYNGNTAPIPGAEAQFDAVKEADAAKGIAWLDPAPLNNTYAFAIRSSEAEELGVKTLSDVAELPADDQTFCIESEFSTRDDGWPGLKTAYGLDVPDSNVTLLDTGVIYTATQKGDDCNFGEVFQTDGRISALDLTVMEDDEQFFPVYQGGFTLQQSVLDEYPAIADVMAEVSPLLTTEEMQKLNAQVDVDGEDPEDVASEWLEDQGLLG; translated from the coding sequence ATGAAGAAACGCACCGTCGTCATCGTCGCCGCGGCCGTCTCCGCCCTCACCGTCCTAAGCGGCTGCTCCGGCGGCGGCGGAGGCGCCGCCTCGGGAGGCGCCGGCAACGAGCTCGAGGGCCTGACCGGCCAGATCGGCTCGAAGGACTTCTCGGAGCAGTACATCCTCGCCCACATCACCACCGACCTCCTCAACGCCCACGGCGCCGACCTCGAGGCGAACACCAAGCTCGTCGGCTCGGCCAACGTCCGCCAGGCGCTCGAGAACAAGGACTTCGTCGGCTACTGGGAGTACACCGGCACCTCCTGGATCACCTACAACGGCAACACCGCGCCGATCCCCGGTGCCGAAGCCCAGTTCGACGCCGTGAAGGAGGCCGACGCCGCCAAGGGCATCGCCTGGCTCGACCCGGCGCCGCTGAACAACACCTACGCCTTCGCGATCCGCTCCTCCGAGGCGGAGGAGCTCGGCGTGAAGACGCTCAGCGACGTCGCGGAGCTGCCCGCCGACGACCAGACCTTCTGCATCGAGAGCGAGTTCTCCACGCGCGACGACGGCTGGCCCGGCCTCAAGACGGCCTACGGACTCGACGTCCCGGACTCGAACGTCACCCTGCTCGACACCGGCGTCATCTACACCGCGACGCAGAAGGGCGACGACTGCAACTTCGGCGAGGTGTTCCAGACCGACGGTCGCATCTCGGCCCTCGACCTCACCGTGATGGAGGACGACGAGCAGTTCTTCCCCGTCTACCAGGGCGGCTTCACGCTGCAGCAGTCGGTGCTCGACGAGTACCCGGCGATCGCCGACGTGATGGCCGAGGTCTCCCCGCTGCTCACCACCGAGGAGATGCAGAAGCTGAACGCGCAGGTCGACGTCGACGGCGAGGACCCGGAGGACGTCGCGAGCGAGTGGCTCGAGGACCAGGGGCTCCTCGGATGA
- a CDS encoding ABC transporter ATP-binding protein: MSTPEPTDTGFLSAISQQQGGVAIELEGVTKTYPGQSVSAVEDFSMRIEPGELVMFVGPSGCGKTTTMKMVNRIIEPTSGVIRIDGKNVLSLDPDQLRRHIGYVIQQIGLFPHLTIAENIAVVPKLLGWTKQRTAERVDELLRTVQLDPGQFAQRYPKQLSGGQQQRAGVARALAADPPVMLMDEPFGATDPITREKLQAEFLRLQSEIGKTIVFVTHDFDEAIRLGDRIAVMSERSRIEQFDTPANILAAPANDYVASFIGSGAALKRLALLPVRSARLAGAGPAGSPRVALSATLRDALDLLVLTGAPSVDVVDAGGAVRGSLDHAAISAVLTGDGGALPVAGASGRML; this comes from the coding sequence ATGAGCACCCCCGAACCCACCGACACCGGCTTCCTCTCGGCCATCTCGCAGCAGCAGGGCGGCGTCGCCATCGAGCTCGAGGGCGTCACCAAGACGTACCCCGGGCAGAGCGTCTCCGCGGTCGAGGACTTCTCGATGCGGATCGAGCCCGGCGAGCTGGTGATGTTCGTCGGCCCCAGCGGCTGCGGCAAGACGACCACCATGAAGATGGTCAACCGCATCATCGAGCCGACCAGCGGCGTGATCCGTATCGACGGCAAGAACGTGCTGAGCCTCGACCCCGATCAGCTGCGCCGGCACATCGGCTATGTGATCCAGCAGATCGGGCTCTTCCCGCACCTGACGATCGCCGAGAACATCGCCGTCGTGCCCAAGCTCCTCGGCTGGACGAAGCAGCGGACGGCCGAGCGCGTCGACGAGCTCCTGCGCACGGTGCAGCTCGATCCGGGGCAGTTCGCACAGCGCTACCCCAAGCAGCTCTCGGGCGGGCAGCAGCAGCGCGCCGGAGTCGCCCGGGCGCTCGCGGCCGACCCGCCGGTGATGCTGATGGACGAGCCGTTCGGCGCGACCGACCCGATCACCCGCGAGAAGCTGCAGGCGGAGTTCCTGCGGCTGCAGAGCGAGATCGGCAAGACGATCGTCTTCGTCACCCACGACTTCGACGAGGCGATCCGGCTCGGCGACAGGATCGCGGTGATGAGCGAGCGCTCGCGGATCGAGCAGTTCGACACTCCCGCGAACATCCTCGCGGCGCCCGCGAACGACTACGTCGCCTCCTTCATCGGAAGCGGAGCGGCGCTCAAACGGCTGGCGCTCCTCCCGGTCCGCAGCGCCCGCCTGGCCGGCGCCGGCCCCGCCGGCTCCCCTCGCGTCGCGCTGTCGGCGACGCTCCGCGACGCGCTGGATCTGCTGGTGCTCACCGGCGCCCCCTCGGTCGACGTGGTCGACGCGGGCGGTGCGGTGCGCGGCTCGCTCGACCACGCGGCGATCTCGGCCGTCCTGACCGGCGACGGCGGCGCGCTGCCGGTCGCGGGCGCCTCCGGACGGATGCTCTGA
- a CDS encoding ABC transporter permease produces the protein MAATDTAALAPVAADPLVRSGRPGRVLRRVAAPVAVAVVLAVTVLWLSSSTLDSIEQRTLNPGYILARVGEHVLLTVTASALVAVLAIPAGILVYRAKSRVFHGVVLGLANIGQATPAVGVVILLAIVWQTGFTTALVALVAYSFLPVLRNTLTGLEQVDAGVRESARGMGMTPNQVLRRIELPLASPVILAGLRTSLVFCVGVATIATFINAGGLGDMIINGLKLQRYPVLLVGAVLVACIAILIDWAAGLVEDAVRPRGL, from the coding sequence ATGGCCGCCACCGATACGGCCGCGCTCGCTCCTGTCGCCGCCGACCCTCTGGTGCGGAGCGGTCGTCCCGGCCGGGTGCTCCGCCGCGTCGCCGCGCCCGTCGCGGTCGCGGTCGTCCTCGCCGTCACGGTGCTCTGGCTGAGCAGCAGCACGCTCGACTCGATCGAGCAGCGGACGCTGAACCCGGGCTACATCCTCGCCCGCGTCGGCGAGCACGTGCTGCTCACGGTGACCGCCTCGGCCCTCGTCGCGGTGCTCGCCATCCCGGCCGGCATCCTCGTCTACCGCGCGAAGTCGCGAGTGTTCCACGGAGTCGTCCTCGGGCTCGCGAACATCGGCCAGGCCACGCCGGCCGTCGGCGTGGTCATCCTGCTCGCGATCGTCTGGCAGACCGGCTTCACCACGGCGCTCGTCGCGCTCGTCGCCTACTCCTTCCTTCCCGTGCTGCGGAACACGCTGACCGGCCTGGAGCAGGTGGATGCCGGAGTGCGCGAGTCGGCGCGCGGCATGGGCATGACTCCGAACCAGGTGCTGCGACGGATCGAGCTGCCGCTGGCCTCGCCGGTCATCCTCGCCGGGCTGCGCACCTCGCTCGTGTTCTGCGTGGGGGTCGCGACCATCGCGACCTTCATCAACGCCGGCGGTCTCGGCGACATGATCATCAACGGCCTGAAGCTGCAGCGCTACCCGGTGCTGCTCGTGGGCGCCGTACTGGTGGCGTGCATCGCGATCCTCATCGACTGGGCCGCCGGTCTCGTGGAGGACGCCGTCCGACCGCGCGGGCTCTGA